One part of the Symphalangus syndactylus isolate Jambi chromosome 1, NHGRI_mSymSyn1-v2.1_pri, whole genome shotgun sequence genome encodes these proteins:
- the LOC134736850 gene encoding small ribosomal subunit protein uS5 isoform X2, with protein sequence MADDAGAAGGPGGPGGPGLGNRGGFRGGKAEDKEWMPVTKLGRLVKDMKIKSLEEIYLFSLPIKESEIIDFFLGASLKDEVLKIMPVQKQTRAGQRTRFKAFVAIGDYNGHVGLGVKCSKEVATAIRGAIILAKLSIVPVRRGYWGNKIGKPHTVPCKVTGRCGSVLVRLIPAPRGTGIVSAPVPKKLLMMAGIDDCYTSARGCTATLGNFAKATFDAISKTYSYLTPDLWKETVFTKSPYQGFTDHLVKTHTRVSVQRTQAPAVATT encoded by the exons ATGGCGGATGACGCCGGTGCAGCAGGGGGGCCCGGAGGCCCTGGTGGCCCTGGGTTGGGGAACCGTGGTGGCTTCCGCGGAG GCAAGGCCGAGGATAAGGAGTGGATGCCCGTCACCAAGTTGGGCCGCTTGGTCAAGGACATGAAGATCAAGTCTCTGGAGGAGATCTATCTCTTCTCCCTGCCCATTAAGGAATCAGAGATCATTGACTTTTTCCTGGGGGCCTCTCTCAAGGATGAGGTTTTGAAGATTATGCCAGTGCAGAAGCAGACCCGTGCCGGCCAGCGCACCAGGTTCAAGGCGTTTGTTGCTATCGGGGACTACAATGGCCACGTCGGTCTGGGTGTTAAGTGCTCCAAGGAGGTGGCCACCGCCATCCGTGGGGCCATCATCCTGGCCAAGCTCTCCATTGTCCCTGTGCGCAGAGGCTACTGGGGGAACAAGATCGGCAAGCCCCACACCGTCCCTTGCAAGGTGACAGGCCGCTGCGGCTCTGTGCTGGTGCGCCTCATCCCTGCACCCAGGGGCACTGGCATCGTCTCTGCACCTGTGCCTAAGAAGCTGCTCATGATGGCTGGTATCGATGACTGCTACACCTCAGCGCGAGGCTGCACTGCCACCCTGGGCAACTTCGCCAAGGCCACCTTTGATGCCATTTCTAAGACCTACAGCTACCTGACCCCCGACCTCTGGAAGGAGACTGTATTTACCAAGTCTCCCTATCAGGGATTCACTGACCACCTCGTCAAGACCCACACCAGAGTCTCCGTGCAGCGGACCcaggctccagctgtggctacaaCATAG
- the LOC134736850 gene encoding small ribosomal subunit protein uS5 isoform X1 — protein sequence MADDAGAAGGPGGPGGPGLGNRGGFRGGFGSGIRGRGRGRGRGRGRGRGARGGKAEDKEWMPVTKLGRLVKDMKIKSLEEIYLFSLPIKESEIIDFFLGASLKDEVLKIMPVQKQTRAGQRTRFKAFVAIGDYNGHVGLGVKCSKEVATAIRGAIILAKLSIVPVRRGYWGNKIGKPHTVPCKVTGRCGSVLVRLIPAPRGTGIVSAPVPKKLLMMAGIDDCYTSARGCTATLGNFAKATFDAISKTYSYLTPDLWKETVFTKSPYQGFTDHLVKTHTRVSVQRTQAPAVATT from the coding sequence ATGGCGGATGACGCCGGTGCAGCAGGGGGGCCCGGAGGCCCTGGTGGCCCTGGGTTGGGGAACCGTGGTGGCTTCCGCGGAGGTTTCGGCAGTGGCATCCGGGGCCGGGGTCGCGGCCGTGGACGGGGCCGGGGCCGAGGCCGCGGAGCTCGCGGAGGCAAGGCCGAGGATAAGGAGTGGATGCCCGTCACCAAGTTGGGCCGCTTGGTCAAGGACATGAAGATCAAGTCTCTGGAGGAGATCTATCTCTTCTCCCTGCCCATTAAGGAATCAGAGATCATTGACTTTTTCCTGGGGGCCTCTCTCAAGGATGAGGTTTTGAAGATTATGCCAGTGCAGAAGCAGACCCGTGCCGGCCAGCGCACCAGGTTCAAGGCGTTTGTTGCTATCGGGGACTACAATGGCCACGTCGGTCTGGGTGTTAAGTGCTCCAAGGAGGTGGCCACCGCCATCCGTGGGGCCATCATCCTGGCCAAGCTCTCCATTGTCCCTGTGCGCAGAGGCTACTGGGGGAACAAGATCGGCAAGCCCCACACCGTCCCTTGCAAGGTGACAGGCCGCTGCGGCTCTGTGCTGGTGCGCCTCATCCCTGCACCCAGGGGCACTGGCATCGTCTCTGCACCTGTGCCTAAGAAGCTGCTCATGATGGCTGGTATCGATGACTGCTACACCTCAGCGCGAGGCTGCACTGCCACCCTGGGCAACTTCGCCAAGGCCACCTTTGATGCCATTTCTAAGACCTACAGCTACCTGACCCCCGACCTCTGGAAGGAGACTGTATTTACCAAGTCTCCCTATCAGGGATTCACTGACCACCTCGTCAAGACCCACACCAGAGTCTCCGTGCAGCGGACCcaggctccagctgtggctacaaCATAG